A window of Lagenorhynchus albirostris chromosome 11, mLagAlb1.1, whole genome shotgun sequence contains these coding sequences:
- the ITGA7 gene encoding integrin alpha-7 isoform X5, whose amino-acid sequence MAGTPGRDPWGAPGICYLLGSLLAGLLFPGAVAFNLDVMGALRKEGEPGSLFGFSVALHRQLQPGPQSWLLVGAPQALALPGQQANRTGGLFACPLSLEETDCYRVDIDRGADVQKESKENQWLGVSVRSQGPGGKIVTCAHRYEARQRVDQTLETRDVIGRCFVLSQDLAVRDELDGGEWKFCEGRPQGHEQFGFCQQGTAAAFSPDSHYLLFGAPGTYNWKGTARVELCAQGSADLAHLDDGPYEAGGLLFVTNIDSSDPDQLVYKTLDPADRLPGPAGDLALNSYLGFSIDSGKSLVRAEELSFVAGAPRANHKGAVVILRKDSASRLVPEVMLSGERLTSGFGYSLAVTDLNNDGWTDLVVGAPYFFERQEELGGAVYVYMNQGGHWAGVSPLRLCGSPDSMFGISLAVLGDLNQDGFPDLAVGAPFDGDGKVFIYHGSSLGLVVKPSQVLEGEAVGIKSFGYSLSGGLDVDGNRYPDLLVGSLADTAVLFRARPVLHVSHEVSILPRSIDLEQPNCASGHSVCMDLRVCFSYIASPSSYSPAVALEYTLDGDTDRRLRGQVPRVTFLSRGPDDPKHQASGTVWLKHQHDRVCGDTMLQLQENVKDKLRAIVVTLSYSLQTPRLRRQAPAQGLPPVAPILNAHQPSTQRTEIHFLKQGCGEDKVCQSNLQLVHARFCTRVSDTEFQPLPMDADGTTALFALSGQPVIGLELKVTNLPSDPAQPQADGDDAHEAQLLVTLPASLHYSGVRALDPAEKPLCLSNENASHVECELGNPMKRGAQVTFYLILSTSGITIETTELEVELLLATISEQELHPVSARARVFIELPLSITGVAIPQQLFFSGVVRGESAMQSERDVGSKVKYEVTVSNQGQSLRTLGSAFLNIMWPHEIANGKWLLYPMRVELEGGQGPGTRGLCSPRPNVLHLDVDSRDRRRRELGQPEPREPHEQPEPSTSWWPVSSAEKKKNVTLEYSAVKSLEVIVQANITVKSSIKNLLLRDASTVIPVMVYLDPVAVVAEGVPWWAILLAVLAGLLVLALLVLLMWKMGFFKRARYPEATVPQYHAVKIPREDRQQFKEEKTGTILRNNWGGPRGGGPDAHPILAADGHPEPGSDGHPVPGTA is encoded by the exons ATGGCAGGGACTCCGGGCCGCGATCCATGGGGGGCCCCTGGCATTTGTTACCTTCTTGGCTCCCTGCTTGCCGGACTGCTCTTCCCAGGGGCTGTCGCCTTCAATCTGGACGTGATGGGCGCCCTGCGCAAGGAGGGCGAGCCAGGGAGCCTCTTTGGCTTCTCTGTGGCTCTGCATCGGCAGTTGCAGCCCGGACCCCAAAGCTG GCTGCTGGTGGGCgctccccaggccctggccctgcctgggCAGCAGGCGAATCGTACTGGAGGCCTCTTCGCTTGCCCCCTGAGCCTGGAAGAGACTGACTGCTACAGAGTGGACATCGACCGGGGAG CTGACGTGCAGAAGGAGAGTAAGGAGAaccagtggttgggagtcagtGTTCGGAGCCAGGGACCTGGGGGCAAGATTGTT ACCTGTGCGCACCGATACGAGGCGCGGCAGCGTGTGGACCAGACACTGGAGACGAGGGACGTGATTGGTCGCTGCTTTGTGCTAAGCCAGGATCTGGCCGTCCGCGATGAGCTGGATGGCGGGGAGTGGAAGTTCTGTGAGGGACGCCCCCAGGGCCACGAGCAATTTGGGTTCTGCCAGCAGGGCACGGCTGCTGCCTTCTCCCCCGACAGCCACTACCTCCTCTTTGGGGCCCCAGGAACCTATAACTGGAAGG GCACGGCCAGGGTGGAGCTCTGTGCGCAGGGCTCAGCGGACCTGGCACATCTGGACGACGGGCCCTACGAGGCGGGGG GGTTGCTCTTTGTGACCAACATTGATAGCTCAGACCCTGACCAGCTGGTGTATAAAACTTTGGACCCTGCTGACCGGCTCCCAGGACCAGCCGGAGACTTGGCCCTGAATAGCTACTTAG GTTTCTCCATCGACTCGGGGAAGAGTCTGGTGCGAGCAGAGGAGCTGAGCTTTGTGGCAGGGGCCCCCCGTGCCAACCACAAGGGTGCTGTGGTCATTCTGCGCAAAGACAGCGCCAGTCGCCTGGTGCCTGAAGTTATGCTGTCCGGGGAGCGCCTGACCTCTGGCTTTGGCTACTCGCTGGCGGTGACTGATCTTAACAATGACGG cTGGACAGATCTGGTAGTGGGTGCCCCCTACTTCTTTGAGCGCCAAGAAGAACTGGGGGGTGCCGTGTATGTGTACATGAACCAGGGGGGTCACTGGGCTGGGGTCTCCCCTCTCCGGCTCTGCGGCTCTCCTGACTCCATGTTTGGGATCAGTCTGGCTGTCCTGGGGGACCTCAACCAAGATGGCTTCCCAG ACCTTGCTGTAGGGGCTCCCTTCGATGGGGATGGGAAAGTCTTTATCTACCACGGGAGCAGCCTGGGGCTTGTCGTCAAACCTTCCCAG GTGCTGGAGGGCGAGGCTGTGGGCATAAAGAGCTTTGGCTACTCTCTGTCGGGCGGCCTGGATGTGGATGGGAACCGCTACCCGGACCTGCTGGTGGGCTCCCTGGCCGACACTGCCGTGCTCTTCAG ggccaGGCCTGTCCTCCACGTCTCCCACGAGGTCTCTATTCTTCCAAGAAGCATCGACCTAGAACAGCCCAACTGCGCCAGTGGCCACTCGGTCTG CATGGACCTCAGGGTCTGTTTCAGCTACATTGCATCGCCCAGCAGCTACAGCCCCGCTGTGG CCCTGGAGTACACGTTAGATGGGGACACGGACCGGAGGCTCCGGGGACAGGTGCCCCGTGTAACCTTCCTGAGCCGTGGCCCGGATGACCCCAAGCACCAGGCCTCAGGCACCGTGTGGCTGAAACACCAGCATGACCGAGTCTGTGGAGACACTATGCTTCAGCTCCAG gagaatgTCAAAGACAAGCTTCGGGCCATCGTGGTGACTCTGTCCTATAGTCTCCAGACCCCTCGGCTCCGGCGACAGGCTCCTGCCCAGGGGCTGCCCCCCGTGGCCCCCATCCTCAATGCCCACCAGCCCAGCACCCAGCGGACAGAG ATCCACTTTCTGAAGCAAGGCTGTGGTGAAGACAAGGTGTGTCAGAGCAACCTGCAGCTGGTCCACGCCCGGTTCTGCACCCGTGTCAGCGACACGGAGTTTCAGCCTCTGCCCAT GGATGCGGATGGGACGACAGCCCTGTTTGCACTGAGTGGGCAGCCAGTCATCGGCCTGGAGCTGAAGGTCACCAATCTGCCTTCggacccagcccagccccaggctgATGGGGATGACGCCCATGAAGCCCAGCTCCTGGtcaccctccctgcctctctgcaCTATTCAGGAGTCCGGGCCCTGGACCCTGCG GAGAAGCCGTTGTGCCTGTCCAATGAGAACGCCTCCCATGTTGAGTGTGAGCTGGGGAACCCCATGAAGAGAGGTGCCCAG GTCACCTTCTACCTCATCCTTAGCACCTCAGGGATCACCATTGAGACCACAGAGCTGGAGGTGGAGCTGCTGTTGGCCAC GATCAGCGAGCAGGAGCTGCACCCGGTCTCTGCCCGAGCCCGTGTCTTCATCGAGCTGCCGCTGTCCATCACGGG GGTGGCCATTCCCCAGCAGCTCTTCTTCTCTGGCGTGGTGCGGGGCGAGAGCGCCATGCAGTCTGAGCGGGACGTGGGCAGCAAGGTCAAGTATGAGGTTACG GTCTCCAACCAAGGCCAGTCACTCAGGACCCTGGGCTCGGCCTTCCTCAACATCATGTGGCCCCACGAGATTGCCAACGGGAAGTGGCTGCTGTACCCCATGCGGGTGGAGCTGGAGGGCGGGCAGGGGCCGGGGACGAGGGGACTCTGTTCCCCCAGGCCCAACGTCCTCCACCTG gaTGTGGACAGCAGGGACAGGAGGCGGCGGGAGCTGGGGCAGCCGGAGCCAAGGGAGCCTCACGAGCAGCCGGAGCCCAGCACGTCCTGGTGGCCAGTGTCCTCTGCTGAGAAGAAGAAAAACGTCACCCTG GAGTATTCGGCTGTGAAGTCCCTGGAAGTGATTGTTCAAGCCAACATCACCGTGAAGTCCTCCATCAAGAACTTGCTGCTCAGAGATGCCTCCACAGTG ATCCCAGTGATGGTATACCTGGACCCCGTGGCTGTGGTGGCAGAAGGAGTCCCCTGGTGGGCCATCCTTCTGGCTGTACTGGCCGGGCTGCTGGTGCTGGCGCTGCTGGTGCTGCTGATGTGGAAG ATGGGATTCTTCAAGCGGGCGCGGTACCCCGAAGCCACTGTGCCCCAGTACCACGCGGTGAAGATCCCACGGGAAGACCGGCAACAGTTCAAGGAAGAGAAGACGGGCACCATCCTGAGGAATAACTGGGGCGGCCCCCGGGGCGGAGGGCCCGATGCACACCCCATCCTGGCTGCGGATGGGCACCCGGAGCCGGGCTCCGATGGgcaccctgtgccaggcactgcctag
- the ITGA7 gene encoding integrin alpha-7 isoform X4, translating to MAGTPGRDPWGAPGICYLLGSLLAGLLFPGAVAFNLDVMGALRKEGEPGSLFGFSVALHRQLQPGPQSWLLVGAPQALALPGQQANRTGGLFACPLSLEETDCYRVDIDRGADVQKESKENQWLGVSVRSQGPGGKIVTCAHRYEARQRVDQTLETRDVIGRCFVLSQDLAVRDELDGGEWKFCEGRPQGHEQFGFCQQGTAAAFSPDSHYLLFGAPGTYNWKGTARVELCAQGSADLAHLDDGPYEAGGLLFVTNIDSSDPDQLVYKTLDPADRLPGPAGDLALNSYLGFSIDSGKSLVRAEELSFVAGAPRANHKGAVVILRKDSASRLVPEVMLSGERLTSGFGYSLAVTDLNNDGWTDLVVGAPYFFERQEELGGAVLAVLGDLNQDGFPDLAVGAPFDGDGKVFIYHGSSLGLVVKPSQVLEGEAVGIKSFGYSLSGGLDVDGNRYPDLLVGSLADTAVLFRARPVLHVSHEVSILPRSIDLEQPNCASGHSVCMDLRVCFSYIASPSSYSPAVALEYTLDGDTDRRLRGQVPRVTFLSRGPDDPKHQASGTVWLKHQHDRVCGDTMLQLQENVKDKLRAIVVTLSYSLQTPRLRRQAPAQGLPPVAPILNAHQPSTQRTEIHFLKQGCGEDKVCQSNLQLVHARFCTRVSDTEFQPLPMDADGTTALFALSGQPVIGLELKVTNLPSDPAQPQADGDDAHEAQLLVTLPASLHYSGVRALDPAEKPLCLSNENASHVECELGNPMKRGAQVTFYLILSTSGITIETTELEVELLLATISEQELHPVSARARVFIELPLSITGVAIPQQLFFSGVVRGESAMQSERDVGSKVKYEVTVSNQGQSLRTLGSAFLNIMWPHEIANGKWLLYPMRVELEGGQGPGTRGLCSPRPNVLHLDVDSRDRRRRELGQPEPREPHEQPEPSTSWWPVSSAEKKKNVTLDCTRGTASCVVFSCPLYSFDRAAVLHVWGRLWNSTFLEEYSAVKSLEVIVQANITVKSSIKNLLLRDASTVIPVMVYLDPVAVVAEGVPWWAILLAVLAGLLVLALLVLLMWKMGFFKRARYPEATVPQYHAVKIPREDRQQFKEEKTGTILRNNWGGPRGGGPDAHPILAADGHPEPGSDGHPVPGTA from the exons ATGGCAGGGACTCCGGGCCGCGATCCATGGGGGGCCCCTGGCATTTGTTACCTTCTTGGCTCCCTGCTTGCCGGACTGCTCTTCCCAGGGGCTGTCGCCTTCAATCTGGACGTGATGGGCGCCCTGCGCAAGGAGGGCGAGCCAGGGAGCCTCTTTGGCTTCTCTGTGGCTCTGCATCGGCAGTTGCAGCCCGGACCCCAAAGCTG GCTGCTGGTGGGCgctccccaggccctggccctgcctgggCAGCAGGCGAATCGTACTGGAGGCCTCTTCGCTTGCCCCCTGAGCCTGGAAGAGACTGACTGCTACAGAGTGGACATCGACCGGGGAG CTGACGTGCAGAAGGAGAGTAAGGAGAaccagtggttgggagtcagtGTTCGGAGCCAGGGACCTGGGGGCAAGATTGTT ACCTGTGCGCACCGATACGAGGCGCGGCAGCGTGTGGACCAGACACTGGAGACGAGGGACGTGATTGGTCGCTGCTTTGTGCTAAGCCAGGATCTGGCCGTCCGCGATGAGCTGGATGGCGGGGAGTGGAAGTTCTGTGAGGGACGCCCCCAGGGCCACGAGCAATTTGGGTTCTGCCAGCAGGGCACGGCTGCTGCCTTCTCCCCCGACAGCCACTACCTCCTCTTTGGGGCCCCAGGAACCTATAACTGGAAGG GCACGGCCAGGGTGGAGCTCTGTGCGCAGGGCTCAGCGGACCTGGCACATCTGGACGACGGGCCCTACGAGGCGGGGG GGTTGCTCTTTGTGACCAACATTGATAGCTCAGACCCTGACCAGCTGGTGTATAAAACTTTGGACCCTGCTGACCGGCTCCCAGGACCAGCCGGAGACTTGGCCCTGAATAGCTACTTAG GTTTCTCCATCGACTCGGGGAAGAGTCTGGTGCGAGCAGAGGAGCTGAGCTTTGTGGCAGGGGCCCCCCGTGCCAACCACAAGGGTGCTGTGGTCATTCTGCGCAAAGACAGCGCCAGTCGCCTGGTGCCTGAAGTTATGCTGTCCGGGGAGCGCCTGACCTCTGGCTTTGGCTACTCGCTGGCGGTGACTGATCTTAACAATGACGG cTGGACAGATCTGGTAGTGGGTGCCCCCTACTTCTTTGAGCGCCAAGAAGAACTGGGGGGTGCCGT TCTGGCTGTCCTGGGGGACCTCAACCAAGATGGCTTCCCAG ACCTTGCTGTAGGGGCTCCCTTCGATGGGGATGGGAAAGTCTTTATCTACCACGGGAGCAGCCTGGGGCTTGTCGTCAAACCTTCCCAG GTGCTGGAGGGCGAGGCTGTGGGCATAAAGAGCTTTGGCTACTCTCTGTCGGGCGGCCTGGATGTGGATGGGAACCGCTACCCGGACCTGCTGGTGGGCTCCCTGGCCGACACTGCCGTGCTCTTCAG ggccaGGCCTGTCCTCCACGTCTCCCACGAGGTCTCTATTCTTCCAAGAAGCATCGACCTAGAACAGCCCAACTGCGCCAGTGGCCACTCGGTCTG CATGGACCTCAGGGTCTGTTTCAGCTACATTGCATCGCCCAGCAGCTACAGCCCCGCTGTGG CCCTGGAGTACACGTTAGATGGGGACACGGACCGGAGGCTCCGGGGACAGGTGCCCCGTGTAACCTTCCTGAGCCGTGGCCCGGATGACCCCAAGCACCAGGCCTCAGGCACCGTGTGGCTGAAACACCAGCATGACCGAGTCTGTGGAGACACTATGCTTCAGCTCCAG gagaatgTCAAAGACAAGCTTCGGGCCATCGTGGTGACTCTGTCCTATAGTCTCCAGACCCCTCGGCTCCGGCGACAGGCTCCTGCCCAGGGGCTGCCCCCCGTGGCCCCCATCCTCAATGCCCACCAGCCCAGCACCCAGCGGACAGAG ATCCACTTTCTGAAGCAAGGCTGTGGTGAAGACAAGGTGTGTCAGAGCAACCTGCAGCTGGTCCACGCCCGGTTCTGCACCCGTGTCAGCGACACGGAGTTTCAGCCTCTGCCCAT GGATGCGGATGGGACGACAGCCCTGTTTGCACTGAGTGGGCAGCCAGTCATCGGCCTGGAGCTGAAGGTCACCAATCTGCCTTCggacccagcccagccccaggctgATGGGGATGACGCCCATGAAGCCCAGCTCCTGGtcaccctccctgcctctctgcaCTATTCAGGAGTCCGGGCCCTGGACCCTGCG GAGAAGCCGTTGTGCCTGTCCAATGAGAACGCCTCCCATGTTGAGTGTGAGCTGGGGAACCCCATGAAGAGAGGTGCCCAG GTCACCTTCTACCTCATCCTTAGCACCTCAGGGATCACCATTGAGACCACAGAGCTGGAGGTGGAGCTGCTGTTGGCCAC GATCAGCGAGCAGGAGCTGCACCCGGTCTCTGCCCGAGCCCGTGTCTTCATCGAGCTGCCGCTGTCCATCACGGG GGTGGCCATTCCCCAGCAGCTCTTCTTCTCTGGCGTGGTGCGGGGCGAGAGCGCCATGCAGTCTGAGCGGGACGTGGGCAGCAAGGTCAAGTATGAGGTTACG GTCTCCAACCAAGGCCAGTCACTCAGGACCCTGGGCTCGGCCTTCCTCAACATCATGTGGCCCCACGAGATTGCCAACGGGAAGTGGCTGCTGTACCCCATGCGGGTGGAGCTGGAGGGCGGGCAGGGGCCGGGGACGAGGGGACTCTGTTCCCCCAGGCCCAACGTCCTCCACCTG gaTGTGGACAGCAGGGACAGGAGGCGGCGGGAGCTGGGGCAGCCGGAGCCAAGGGAGCCTCACGAGCAGCCGGAGCCCAGCACGTCCTGGTGGCCAGTGTCCTCTGCTGAGAAGAAGAAAAACGTCACCCTG GACTGCACCCGGGGCACGGCCAGCTGCGTGGTGTTCAGCTGCCCTCTCTACAGCTTTGACCGTGCAGCTGTGCTGCATGTCTGGGGCCGCCTCTGGAACAGCACCTTCCTGGAG GAGTATTCGGCTGTGAAGTCCCTGGAAGTGATTGTTCAAGCCAACATCACCGTGAAGTCCTCCATCAAGAACTTGCTGCTCAGAGATGCCTCCACAGTG ATCCCAGTGATGGTATACCTGGACCCCGTGGCTGTGGTGGCAGAAGGAGTCCCCTGGTGGGCCATCCTTCTGGCTGTACTGGCCGGGCTGCTGGTGCTGGCGCTGCTGGTGCTGCTGATGTGGAAG ATGGGATTCTTCAAGCGGGCGCGGTACCCCGAAGCCACTGTGCCCCAGTACCACGCGGTGAAGATCCCACGGGAAGACCGGCAACAGTTCAAGGAAGAGAAGACGGGCACCATCCTGAGGAATAACTGGGGCGGCCCCCGGGGCGGAGGGCCCGATGCACACCCCATCCTGGCTGCGGATGGGCACCCGGAGCCGGGCTCCGATGGgcaccctgtgccaggcactgcctag
- the ITGA7 gene encoding integrin alpha-7 isoform X7: MAGTPGRDPWGAPGICYLLGSLLAGLLFPGAVAFNLDVMGALRKEGEPGSLFGFSVALHRQLQPGPQSWLLVGAPQALALPGQQANRTGGLFACPLSLEETDCYRVDIDRGADVQKESKENQWLGVSVRSQGPGGKIVTCAHRYEARQRVDQTLETRDVIGRCFVLSQDLAVRDELDGGEWKFCEGRPQGHEQFGFCQQGTAAAFSPDSHYLLFGAPGTYNWKGLLFVTNIDSSDPDQLVYKTLDPADRLPGPAGDLALNSYLGFSIDSGKSLVRAEELSFVAGAPRANHKGAVVILRKDSASRLVPEVMLSGERLTSGFGYSLAVTDLNNDGWTDLVVGAPYFFERQEELGGAVLAVLGDLNQDGFPDLAVGAPFDGDGKVFIYHGSSLGLVVKPSQVLEGEAVGIKSFGYSLSGGLDVDGNRYPDLLVGSLADTAVLFRARPVLHVSHEVSILPRSIDLEQPNCASGHSVCMDLRVCFSYIASPSSYSPAVALEYTLDGDTDRRLRGQVPRVTFLSRGPDDPKHQASGTVWLKHQHDRVCGDTMLQLQENVKDKLRAIVVTLSYSLQTPRLRRQAPAQGLPPVAPILNAHQPSTQRTEIHFLKQGCGEDKVCQSNLQLVHARFCTRVSDTEFQPLPMDADGTTALFALSGQPVIGLELKVTNLPSDPAQPQADGDDAHEAQLLVTLPASLHYSGVRALDPAEKPLCLSNENASHVECELGNPMKRGAQVTFYLILSTSGITIETTELEVELLLATISEQELHPVSARARVFIELPLSITGVAIPQQLFFSGVVRGESAMQSERDVGSKVKYEVTVSNQGQSLRTLGSAFLNIMWPHEIANGKWLLYPMRVELEGGQGPGTRGLCSPRPNVLHLDVDSRDRRRRELGQPEPREPHEQPEPSTSWWPVSSAEKKKNVTLDCTRGTASCVVFSCPLYSFDRAAVLHVWGRLWNSTFLEEYSAVKSLEVIVQANITVKSSIKNLLLRDASTVIPVMVYLDPVAVVAEGVPWWAILLAVLAGLLVLALLVLLMWKMGFFKRARYPEATVPQYHAVKIPREDRQQFKEEKTGTILRNNWGGPRGGGPDAHPILAADGHPEPGSDGHPVPGTA; encoded by the exons ATGGCAGGGACTCCGGGCCGCGATCCATGGGGGGCCCCTGGCATTTGTTACCTTCTTGGCTCCCTGCTTGCCGGACTGCTCTTCCCAGGGGCTGTCGCCTTCAATCTGGACGTGATGGGCGCCCTGCGCAAGGAGGGCGAGCCAGGGAGCCTCTTTGGCTTCTCTGTGGCTCTGCATCGGCAGTTGCAGCCCGGACCCCAAAGCTG GCTGCTGGTGGGCgctccccaggccctggccctgcctgggCAGCAGGCGAATCGTACTGGAGGCCTCTTCGCTTGCCCCCTGAGCCTGGAAGAGACTGACTGCTACAGAGTGGACATCGACCGGGGAG CTGACGTGCAGAAGGAGAGTAAGGAGAaccagtggttgggagtcagtGTTCGGAGCCAGGGACCTGGGGGCAAGATTGTT ACCTGTGCGCACCGATACGAGGCGCGGCAGCGTGTGGACCAGACACTGGAGACGAGGGACGTGATTGGTCGCTGCTTTGTGCTAAGCCAGGATCTGGCCGTCCGCGATGAGCTGGATGGCGGGGAGTGGAAGTTCTGTGAGGGACGCCCCCAGGGCCACGAGCAATTTGGGTTCTGCCAGCAGGGCACGGCTGCTGCCTTCTCCCCCGACAGCCACTACCTCCTCTTTGGGGCCCCAGGAACCTATAACTGGAAGG GGTTGCTCTTTGTGACCAACATTGATAGCTCAGACCCTGACCAGCTGGTGTATAAAACTTTGGACCCTGCTGACCGGCTCCCAGGACCAGCCGGAGACTTGGCCCTGAATAGCTACTTAG GTTTCTCCATCGACTCGGGGAAGAGTCTGGTGCGAGCAGAGGAGCTGAGCTTTGTGGCAGGGGCCCCCCGTGCCAACCACAAGGGTGCTGTGGTCATTCTGCGCAAAGACAGCGCCAGTCGCCTGGTGCCTGAAGTTATGCTGTCCGGGGAGCGCCTGACCTCTGGCTTTGGCTACTCGCTGGCGGTGACTGATCTTAACAATGACGG cTGGACAGATCTGGTAGTGGGTGCCCCCTACTTCTTTGAGCGCCAAGAAGAACTGGGGGGTGCCGT TCTGGCTGTCCTGGGGGACCTCAACCAAGATGGCTTCCCAG ACCTTGCTGTAGGGGCTCCCTTCGATGGGGATGGGAAAGTCTTTATCTACCACGGGAGCAGCCTGGGGCTTGTCGTCAAACCTTCCCAG GTGCTGGAGGGCGAGGCTGTGGGCATAAAGAGCTTTGGCTACTCTCTGTCGGGCGGCCTGGATGTGGATGGGAACCGCTACCCGGACCTGCTGGTGGGCTCCCTGGCCGACACTGCCGTGCTCTTCAG ggccaGGCCTGTCCTCCACGTCTCCCACGAGGTCTCTATTCTTCCAAGAAGCATCGACCTAGAACAGCCCAACTGCGCCAGTGGCCACTCGGTCTG CATGGACCTCAGGGTCTGTTTCAGCTACATTGCATCGCCCAGCAGCTACAGCCCCGCTGTGG CCCTGGAGTACACGTTAGATGGGGACACGGACCGGAGGCTCCGGGGACAGGTGCCCCGTGTAACCTTCCTGAGCCGTGGCCCGGATGACCCCAAGCACCAGGCCTCAGGCACCGTGTGGCTGAAACACCAGCATGACCGAGTCTGTGGAGACACTATGCTTCAGCTCCAG gagaatgTCAAAGACAAGCTTCGGGCCATCGTGGTGACTCTGTCCTATAGTCTCCAGACCCCTCGGCTCCGGCGACAGGCTCCTGCCCAGGGGCTGCCCCCCGTGGCCCCCATCCTCAATGCCCACCAGCCCAGCACCCAGCGGACAGAG ATCCACTTTCTGAAGCAAGGCTGTGGTGAAGACAAGGTGTGTCAGAGCAACCTGCAGCTGGTCCACGCCCGGTTCTGCACCCGTGTCAGCGACACGGAGTTTCAGCCTCTGCCCAT GGATGCGGATGGGACGACAGCCCTGTTTGCACTGAGTGGGCAGCCAGTCATCGGCCTGGAGCTGAAGGTCACCAATCTGCCTTCggacccagcccagccccaggctgATGGGGATGACGCCCATGAAGCCCAGCTCCTGGtcaccctccctgcctctctgcaCTATTCAGGAGTCCGGGCCCTGGACCCTGCG GAGAAGCCGTTGTGCCTGTCCAATGAGAACGCCTCCCATGTTGAGTGTGAGCTGGGGAACCCCATGAAGAGAGGTGCCCAG GTCACCTTCTACCTCATCCTTAGCACCTCAGGGATCACCATTGAGACCACAGAGCTGGAGGTGGAGCTGCTGTTGGCCAC GATCAGCGAGCAGGAGCTGCACCCGGTCTCTGCCCGAGCCCGTGTCTTCATCGAGCTGCCGCTGTCCATCACGGG GGTGGCCATTCCCCAGCAGCTCTTCTTCTCTGGCGTGGTGCGGGGCGAGAGCGCCATGCAGTCTGAGCGGGACGTGGGCAGCAAGGTCAAGTATGAGGTTACG GTCTCCAACCAAGGCCAGTCACTCAGGACCCTGGGCTCGGCCTTCCTCAACATCATGTGGCCCCACGAGATTGCCAACGGGAAGTGGCTGCTGTACCCCATGCGGGTGGAGCTGGAGGGCGGGCAGGGGCCGGGGACGAGGGGACTCTGTTCCCCCAGGCCCAACGTCCTCCACCTG gaTGTGGACAGCAGGGACAGGAGGCGGCGGGAGCTGGGGCAGCCGGAGCCAAGGGAGCCTCACGAGCAGCCGGAGCCCAGCACGTCCTGGTGGCCAGTGTCCTCTGCTGAGAAGAAGAAAAACGTCACCCTG GACTGCACCCGGGGCACGGCCAGCTGCGTGGTGTTCAGCTGCCCTCTCTACAGCTTTGACCGTGCAGCTGTGCTGCATGTCTGGGGCCGCCTCTGGAACAGCACCTTCCTGGAG GAGTATTCGGCTGTGAAGTCCCTGGAAGTGATTGTTCAAGCCAACATCACCGTGAAGTCCTCCATCAAGAACTTGCTGCTCAGAGATGCCTCCACAGTG ATCCCAGTGATGGTATACCTGGACCCCGTGGCTGTGGTGGCAGAAGGAGTCCCCTGGTGGGCCATCCTTCTGGCTGTACTGGCCGGGCTGCTGGTGCTGGCGCTGCTGGTGCTGCTGATGTGGAAG ATGGGATTCTTCAAGCGGGCGCGGTACCCCGAAGCCACTGTGCCCCAGTACCACGCGGTGAAGATCCCACGGGAAGACCGGCAACAGTTCAAGGAAGAGAAGACGGGCACCATCCTGAGGAATAACTGGGGCGGCCCCCGGGGCGGAGGGCCCGATGCACACCCCATCCTGGCTGCGGATGGGCACCCGGAGCCGGGCTCCGATGGgcaccctgtgccaggcactgcctag